In Marinobacter sp. LQ44, the following are encoded in one genomic region:
- the yghU gene encoding glutathione-dependent disulfide-bond oxidoreductase, whose amino-acid sequence MSDSTYTPPKVWKWDSSNGGRFANINRPVAGPTHDKALPVGEHPFQLYSLATPNGVKATVMFEELLEKGIKEAEYDAWLINIMEGDQFSSGFVEVNPNSKIPALLDRSENPAVRVFESGSILFYLAEKFGAFLPTDRTRRTETMNWLFWQMASAPILGGGFGHFYAYAPEKYEYPINRYTMEVKRQLDVLDRQLADNQYIAGDEYTIADMAIWPWYGSLVKNTVYEAAEFLEAHTYTNILRWTDELAKRPAVQRGRMVNRAWGELSSQLHERHDASDFDLRTQDKLDSEK is encoded by the coding sequence ATGAGTGATTCAACCTATACGCCTCCAAAGGTCTGGAAATGGGACAGCAGTAACGGTGGCAGGTTTGCCAACATTAATCGTCCCGTTGCCGGGCCTACCCACGACAAAGCGTTGCCGGTGGGGGAGCATCCATTCCAGCTGTATTCCCTGGCCACGCCCAATGGCGTGAAAGCGACGGTGATGTTTGAGGAGTTGCTGGAGAAGGGTATCAAAGAGGCAGAGTACGATGCCTGGCTGATCAACATCATGGAAGGAGATCAGTTCAGCAGCGGGTTTGTTGAGGTAAACCCGAATTCCAAGATTCCGGCGTTGCTGGACCGCAGCGAGAACCCGGCCGTGCGGGTGTTTGAATCCGGATCTATTCTTTTCTATCTGGCGGAAAAGTTCGGTGCCTTTTTACCAACAGACCGGACCCGGCGCACAGAGACGATGAACTGGCTGTTCTGGCAGATGGCCAGCGCACCGATTTTGGGTGGTGGTTTCGGGCATTTTTATGCCTATGCCCCGGAAAAATACGAGTACCCGATCAACCGTTACACCATGGAGGTGAAGCGGCAACTGGATGTGCTGGATCGCCAGTTGGCGGACAACCAGTACATCGCCGGTGATGAATACACCATTGCCGACATGGCAATCTGGCCCTGGTATGGCTCGCTGGTGAAGAACACGGTGTACGAGGCGGCGGAGTTCCTGGAGGCCCACACCTACACGAACATTTTGCGTTGGACAGATGAGCTGGCCAAGCGCCCCGCGGTGCAACGTGGCCGCATGGTAAACCGGGCCTGGGGTGAGCTGTCTTCCCAGCTGCACGAGCGGCATGATGCCAGTGACTTTGATTTGCGTACCCAGGACAAGCTGGACAGCGAAAAATAA
- a CDS encoding ABC transporter ATP-binding protein, translating to MAASALSGAPVFHTRGLTKTYQQGEVQVHALRGVDLDLYAGELVVMLGASGSGKSTLLNILGGLDIPTSGEVRYLETDLARATDKELTRYRRDYVGFVFQFYNLIPSLTARENVVAVTEIARNPMAPDQALELVGLANRADHFPAQLSGGEQQRVAIARAIAKQPNVLLCDEPTGALDSATGVLVLEALEKANRETGTTTVIITHNASIALMADRVITLSDGLISGEQRNAHRQDPKTLNW from the coding sequence ATGGCTGCATCCGCGCTATCAGGCGCTCCGGTATTCCACACCCGCGGCCTAACCAAAACCTACCAGCAGGGTGAAGTACAGGTGCACGCCCTGCGCGGAGTGGATCTCGACCTTTACGCCGGTGAACTGGTGGTCATGCTGGGTGCCTCCGGCTCTGGCAAATCGACACTGCTGAATATTCTCGGCGGCCTGGATATACCGACCAGCGGTGAAGTCCGGTACCTGGAAACGGACCTTGCCCGGGCCACCGACAAGGAACTCACCCGCTACCGCCGGGATTACGTGGGCTTTGTTTTCCAGTTCTACAACCTCATCCCAAGCCTGACCGCCCGGGAGAACGTCGTCGCTGTTACCGAAATCGCCCGCAACCCCATGGCGCCGGACCAGGCACTGGAACTGGTCGGGCTTGCCAACCGGGCCGATCATTTCCCGGCCCAGTTGTCTGGCGGCGAACAGCAACGGGTTGCCATTGCCCGGGCCATAGCCAAACAGCCTAACGTGTTGCTGTGTGATGAGCCCACAGGCGCCCTCGATTCCGCTACAGGTGTTCTGGTACTCGAGGCTCTGGAGAAAGCCAATCGGGAAACTGGCACCACCACGGTGATCATCACCCACAACGCCTCTATTGCCCTGATGGCAGACCGGGTGATCACCCTCTCAGACGGCCTGATCAGCGGTGAACAGCGCAATGCTCACCGGCAAGACCCAAAAACTCTCAACTGGTAG
- a CDS encoding ABC transporter permease, with product MLTGKTQKLSTGSAMALFGTSILRTKLRREIWQMRGQMLAIALVIAGGIAVCLLSLVNYASLTATRDQYYQEHQFADVFVNLKRAPIQVLAQVSDIPGITRLSARVEGVAKLDVAGYEDPISARLVSVPATGQPAVNQLYLRQGRLPDASRTDEVAIIGSFADAHDLQLDDRIFGIINGRQQRLTVVGIAESPEFIYVIPPGGMLPDYERYGVVWMAEEALASAMDMRGAFNSLVLQTAPDYPVEDVIDRLDRLLDRYGSAGAFGREDQFSHRFLSDELEQLKAMATIFPAIFLGVAMFLLNVVVSRLISTQREIIAVLKAFGYSNRQIGWHYSQLVLVIALIGLAIGTLAGLWLGRALGELYMDFYRFPELLFRINPLWVLLLAATSLGVAWLGGWRSIRAAATLPPAQAMQPEGPARFQISTLERLLGWDRFTQPSRMIVRHLSRRPGRTLLSITGIAMATAIVVVGNFQFSSVSLMVHTQFAKVQKQDLTVSLTDPVSQSAMYGLARLPGIWYTEGRRVTAVELIHGHRRWRTALTGIPEDAKLQFVVDHQLQDVSIPQAGILLTDFLADSLGLRPGDTLTVRVLEGQRPTLNLPVSGVTSEFLGVGAYMNLDAMNRALREGPVINQILMNLDPDLTETVYRDLRDTPKVMALNLRQAMLDSFFETLAKTFLTYTFIISLLGGTIAFGVIYNTARISLAERARDLASLRVLGYSHNEVSHILLGELAVLLILGIPLGWAVGTGLGQLVVTAMQTELYRVPLIITGKTLALAANVVIASALISGFITWRRLRKLDLVAVLKTRE from the coding sequence ATGCTCACCGGCAAGACCCAAAAACTCTCAACTGGTAGCGCCATGGCCCTCTTTGGTACCAGCATCCTCCGAACCAAGCTGCGCCGCGAAATCTGGCAGATGCGCGGCCAGATGCTGGCCATTGCCCTGGTGATTGCCGGCGGCATCGCGGTTTGCTTGTTATCACTGGTGAATTACGCGTCGCTCACCGCCACGCGGGACCAGTATTACCAGGAACACCAGTTTGCCGACGTCTTCGTAAACCTCAAACGAGCCCCCATACAGGTACTGGCGCAGGTTTCCGACATCCCAGGTATCACACGCCTAAGTGCGCGGGTGGAGGGCGTTGCCAAACTCGACGTGGCCGGTTATGAAGACCCGATATCCGCGCGGCTGGTTTCAGTGCCTGCCACCGGTCAACCCGCCGTCAATCAACTCTACCTGCGCCAGGGGCGGCTGCCGGATGCCAGCCGCACCGACGAAGTTGCGATTATCGGAAGCTTCGCCGATGCCCACGACCTTCAGCTGGATGATCGGATATTCGGCATAATTAACGGCCGCCAACAACGGCTCACCGTGGTTGGTATCGCGGAATCACCGGAGTTCATCTATGTCATTCCACCCGGCGGGATGTTGCCGGACTACGAGCGATACGGCGTGGTCTGGATGGCCGAGGAGGCACTGGCCTCGGCCATGGACATGCGGGGGGCCTTCAACAGCCTGGTGCTGCAAACAGCTCCTGATTACCCGGTTGAGGATGTGATTGACCGCCTGGACAGGTTACTTGACCGCTACGGCAGTGCCGGCGCCTTCGGCCGTGAAGACCAGTTCTCTCATCGTTTTCTGAGTGATGAGCTTGAGCAGCTCAAAGCCATGGCCACCATCTTCCCTGCCATTTTCCTGGGCGTTGCTATGTTTCTTCTGAACGTGGTGGTCAGCCGGTTGATCAGCACTCAGCGAGAAATCATCGCGGTGCTCAAGGCCTTTGGCTACAGCAATCGGCAAATTGGCTGGCATTACAGCCAGTTGGTACTCGTTATTGCCCTGATTGGACTGGCCATTGGCACATTAGCCGGGCTTTGGCTCGGGCGGGCGCTGGGTGAACTCTATATGGACTTTTACCGCTTTCCCGAACTGCTGTTCCGAATCAACCCACTATGGGTGTTGCTGCTCGCCGCCACCAGTTTGGGCGTCGCGTGGCTTGGCGGGTGGCGCTCCATCCGCGCCGCAGCCACGCTGCCTCCGGCCCAGGCCATGCAGCCGGAAGGCCCGGCCCGCTTTCAAATCAGTACACTGGAACGCCTGCTGGGCTGGGACCGGTTTACCCAGCCTTCTCGCATGATCGTACGGCACCTGTCACGGCGGCCAGGCCGAACCCTGCTCTCCATCACCGGGATTGCCATGGCCACCGCGATTGTGGTGGTGGGCAATTTTCAGTTCAGTTCGGTCTCGCTGATGGTACATACCCAGTTCGCCAAGGTTCAGAAACAGGACCTCACCGTCAGCCTGACAGACCCGGTAAGCCAGTCAGCTATGTACGGCTTAGCCCGGCTTCCCGGCATCTGGTACACCGAAGGCCGGCGGGTAACGGCGGTAGAGCTGATTCACGGCCACCGGCGCTGGCGAACCGCGCTGACAGGTATCCCTGAAGACGCCAAACTGCAATTTGTGGTCGACCACCAGCTTCAGGACGTCAGCATCCCCCAGGCCGGCATACTGCTGACCGATTTCCTGGCAGACTCATTAGGCCTGCGCCCCGGCGACACGTTGACCGTGCGTGTACTGGAAGGCCAGCGCCCTACCCTGAACCTGCCCGTTTCCGGCGTCACCAGCGAATTTCTGGGCGTGGGTGCCTATATGAACCTGGACGCCATGAACCGGGCGTTGAGAGAAGGCCCCGTCATCAACCAGATACTGATGAACCTGGACCCAGACCTCACCGAAACGGTTTACCGGGACCTGCGCGACACACCCAAAGTGATGGCCCTGAATCTACGCCAGGCCATGCTCGACAGCTTCTTTGAAACCCTGGCCAAAACCTTCCTGACCTACACCTTCATTATCAGCTTGCTAGGCGGCACCATCGCGTTTGGCGTGATCTACAACACCGCCCGAATCTCACTGGCAGAGCGAGCGCGAGATCTGGCCAGCCTGCGTGTGCTGGGATACAGCCATAACGAAGTGTCCCACATACTATTGGGGGAGCTTGCGGTATTGTTGATATTGGGCATACCACTGGGCTGGGCCGTGGGTACCGGGCTTGGCCAGCTCGTGGTAACAGCCATGCAAACCGAATTATACCGGGTGCCACTGATCATCACCGGTAAAACCCTGGCACTGGCAGCAAACGTAGTGATCGCCTCTGCCCTGATCTCCGGCTTCATCACCTGGCGCAGGCTACGTAAACTGGACCTGGTGGCCGTACTGAAAACCCGTGAATAA
- a CDS encoding efflux RND transporter periplasmic adaptor subunit: protein MAERKQITGKRLFWSLIAVVIVVIVAFILRPEPVWVDLSTAQRGPLEVTVLEEGKTRVKDRYLVSSPVTGFVHRLELDVGDTVIPGELLTLIDPMPASILDARSRAEAEARVAAARSALQSIRQKAAAAEADADFSQQEYQRLLALKPSSFVSEEQLQQARTTAARAQAILRSARFDEEVATHELAAAQTRLQVSSAANGGKPAERVAVRSPIHGAVLGLVRKSEGIVQAGEPLLELGDPGTLEVVVDVLSFDAVKLEPGLATRLTGWGGPTLDAVIRRVEPVGFQDVSALGVEEQRVKVIADMLSPHEHWQLLGDGYRVDAEFILWQAEDTLQVPASALFRHNNGYAVFKVTGDRANVQPVETGPGNGLNTAILSGLNEGDRVVRHPGRGLNDGDRVRVR, encoded by the coding sequence ATGGCCGAGCGTAAACAGATCACCGGCAAACGGCTTTTCTGGTCACTGATCGCGGTAGTGATTGTGGTCATTGTCGCCTTTATCCTGCGGCCGGAACCGGTATGGGTAGATCTGTCGACTGCACAACGGGGGCCGCTTGAAGTCACCGTTCTGGAAGAAGGTAAAACCCGGGTAAAAGATCGCTATCTGGTGTCTTCGCCTGTCACTGGCTTTGTCCATCGGCTCGAACTGGACGTGGGCGATACCGTTATCCCTGGGGAGCTTCTCACCCTGATAGACCCCATGCCCGCCAGCATTCTGGATGCCCGCAGCCGCGCCGAGGCAGAAGCCCGCGTAGCCGCCGCCCGCTCTGCGCTTCAATCCATCCGGCAGAAAGCCGCAGCGGCGGAAGCCGATGCAGACTTCAGCCAACAGGAATACCAGCGGTTATTGGCGCTGAAACCTTCCAGCTTCGTTTCGGAGGAACAACTACAACAAGCCAGAACCACCGCCGCCCGTGCCCAGGCTATATTACGCTCTGCCAGGTTTGATGAAGAAGTGGCCACCCACGAACTGGCGGCCGCCCAAACCCGGCTGCAGGTGTCCAGCGCCGCTAACGGAGGCAAACCGGCCGAACGCGTTGCCGTGCGCTCGCCCATTCACGGTGCTGTACTCGGGCTGGTCAGAAAAAGCGAAGGCATTGTCCAGGCCGGGGAGCCATTACTGGAATTGGGAGACCCAGGCACCCTGGAAGTGGTGGTAGACGTACTGAGTTTCGATGCGGTGAAACTGGAGCCCGGGCTGGCCACCCGCCTTACGGGCTGGGGCGGCCCCACACTTGATGCCGTTATCCGGCGAGTAGAGCCGGTCGGCTTCCAGGATGTCTCGGCGCTTGGCGTTGAGGAACAACGGGTAAAAGTCATCGCGGATATGCTCAGCCCCCACGAGCACTGGCAACTTCTGGGCGATGGCTACCGCGTGGATGCCGAGTTTATCCTTTGGCAAGCGGAGGACACCCTGCAAGTCCCCGCCTCCGCCCTGTTCCGCCATAACAATGGGTACGCGGTATTCAAGGTGACCGGAGACCGCGCCAACGTCCAGCCAGTGGAGACCGGCCCCGGTAACGGACTGAACACCGCTATCCTGTCGGGACTCAATGAAGGCGACCGCGTTGTAAGGCACCCGGGGCGTGGACTGAATGATGGAGATCGAGTCCGGGTTCGTTGA
- a CDS encoding calcium/sodium antiporter, giving the protein MLDLLFVGIGVLLLTGGGEALIRGSLAAANRLGISPLLSGLLIVGFGTSAPELVVSIEAALSERPDIAVGNVVGSNIGNILLILGLCALITPLAVKPLVLRRDGVTVVAASILFLVLVGGDALVRTDAAIFLLALAAYLIWAYWTERSGEAPSAGLHIAEGEEVTSLPKTTLWIVMAVVLGLALLVAGSQVMLNGAVGIAESFGVSEAVIGLTLVAVGTSLPELSISVIAAFRRHADVAIGNILGSNIFNLLGILGISALLQPLPVHERILQFDQWVMLGTSLILLFFLYTGNRLSRLEGGLLLLGYGVYVGLSFTKWQ; this is encoded by the coding sequence ATGTTGGACCTGCTGTTCGTCGGTATCGGAGTTTTGCTTTTAACGGGTGGTGGCGAGGCGCTTATCAGAGGGTCTCTGGCAGCAGCAAATCGGCTAGGTATTTCACCGCTTCTCAGCGGCTTGCTAATCGTCGGTTTCGGTACATCTGCGCCAGAGCTGGTGGTCTCAATTGAGGCAGCTCTCAGTGAACGGCCCGACATCGCAGTCGGTAATGTTGTGGGCAGCAACATCGGTAACATCCTTCTGATTCTAGGCTTGTGCGCATTGATCACACCTCTTGCTGTCAAGCCGCTGGTCTTGCGGCGGGATGGTGTCACGGTTGTAGCTGCCAGTATTTTGTTTCTTGTGCTTGTCGGTGGGGATGCTCTGGTGAGGACTGACGCTGCCATATTCCTATTGGCACTGGCCGCTTATCTGATCTGGGCCTATTGGACCGAGCGCTCTGGAGAAGCGCCGTCTGCAGGGCTACACATAGCTGAAGGGGAAGAAGTCACGTCTCTGCCTAAAACAACTCTATGGATAGTAATGGCGGTGGTATTGGGTTTGGCCCTTTTGGTCGCCGGATCACAAGTAATGTTGAACGGAGCCGTGGGAATAGCCGAGTCGTTTGGTGTCTCAGAAGCTGTGATAGGTTTGACCCTTGTGGCGGTTGGCACGTCTTTGCCCGAGCTTTCGATATCGGTAATCGCGGCATTCCGCCGACATGCGGATGTTGCTATTGGCAATATTCTTGGCAGTAATATCTTCAATCTTCTGGGAATACTCGGCATTTCGGCGTTGCTACAACCGCTTCCAGTCCATGAGCGAATCCTGCAGTTTGATCAATGGGTCATGTTGGGAACATCGTTAATTCTGTTGTTCTTTTTGTACACGGGCAATCGGCTTAGCAGGCTCGAAGGAGGGTTGCTCCTGTTGGGTTACGGTGTATATGTAGGTCTGAGTTTCACCAAATGGCAATGA
- a CDS encoding type II toxin-antitoxin system CcdA family antitoxin — protein sequence MNLSATLERALKEELSKREAAQWVEKNRAARKSYNDFVEQHGCFGDEFREF from the coding sequence ATTAACTTGTCTGCCACTCTGGAACGAGCTCTGAAAGAAGAGCTTTCGAAACGCGAAGCCGCTCAATGGGTTGAAAAGAATCGTGCTGCGAGAAAAAGCTACAACGATTTCGTCGAACAACATGGATGCTTCGGCGACGAATTCAGGGAGTTTTGA
- a CDS encoding CcdB family protein: MAQFDVYPNPSKISKAHYPYLVDVQRSLLSDLTTRTVIPLGKRSAFNGEAMQGLTPEISFADQELLLLTPQISSVPEKYRKSPIGSLSHFRDQIVGALDLATTGI; the protein is encoded by the coding sequence ATGGCACAGTTCGATGTGTACCCCAACCCGAGCAAAATCAGCAAGGCTCACTATCCTTACCTTGTGGACGTTCAAAGAAGCCTTCTGAGCGATTTGACAACTCGCACTGTTATCCCTTTGGGCAAACGTTCTGCCTTCAATGGTGAAGCCATGCAAGGGCTCACTCCCGAAATAAGCTTTGCCGATCAAGAGCTGTTGCTGTTAACTCCGCAAATTTCCTCCGTGCCTGAAAAATATCGGAAGAGCCCTATTGGCTCTCTCTCACATTTCAGAGACCAGATTGTTGGAGCTTTGGACCTGGCTACCACCGGCATTTAA
- a CDS encoding type II toxin-antitoxin system RelE/ParE family toxin, whose protein sequence is MAEVVWTEPALQELDAIAEYIALDNPAAASHLVQEVFEKIDRLEDFPQSGRIPPELPNSVYREVVAPPCRIFYREDEKRVLVLYVMREERQLRAYMLGNS, encoded by the coding sequence ATGGCTGAAGTAGTCTGGACGGAGCCGGCCCTTCAGGAACTGGATGCTATCGCTGAGTACATTGCCCTGGATAATCCTGCCGCCGCAAGTCATTTGGTCCAGGAAGTTTTTGAAAAAATCGACCGCTTGGAAGATTTTCCCCAATCCGGGCGGATTCCTCCAGAGCTCCCTAATTCGGTATACAGGGAAGTGGTTGCTCCACCGTGTCGCATTTTTTATCGTGAGGATGAGAAGCGGGTTCTTGTCCTCTATGTCATGCGAGAGGAGCGGCAGCTTCGTGCATACATGCTTGGGAACAGCTAA
- a CDS encoding type II toxin-antitoxin system Phd/YefM family antitoxin, whose translation MKVELVTNLKRQATKILADLHLTKEPVLITEHGQPSAYLVDVQDYEFMQRRLELLEGLSRGERAVLEGRTYSQSEAREKMSKWLK comes from the coding sequence ATGAAAGTTGAGCTTGTTACGAACCTCAAGCGCCAAGCCACAAAGATTCTGGCAGATCTGCACTTGACTAAAGAGCCGGTACTGATCACGGAGCATGGCCAGCCATCCGCATACCTTGTCGATGTGCAGGATTACGAGTTTATGCAGCGCCGACTTGAGCTGCTTGAGGGGCTCTCACGAGGAGAGCGTGCTGTACTTGAAGGAAGAACGTACAGCCAAAGTGAGGCCAGGGAGAAAATGAGTAAATGGCTGAAGTAG
- a CDS encoding BrnT family toxin — protein MINWAQVTGFDWDEGNSRKNAEKHGANQSEAEEIFFNEPLLVLVDSKHSQTEARFHALGSTDDERLLHITFTLRQNGTLIRVISARDMHRKERAVYEQAKKDA, from the coding sequence ATGATCAACTGGGCACAAGTTACTGGCTTTGACTGGGACGAAGGCAACTCCCGCAAGAACGCGGAGAAACATGGCGCAAACCAGTCCGAAGCGGAAGAAATTTTCTTTAACGAACCACTTCTGGTGCTGGTTGACTCCAAGCACAGCCAGACTGAGGCCCGTTTTCATGCCCTTGGTTCAACGGATGATGAGAGACTGCTCCACATTACGTTCACACTAAGGCAGAACGGTACGCTGATTCGGGTGATTTCCGCTCGCGACATGCACCGCAAAGAGAGGGCTGTTTATGAGCAAGCTAAAAAAGATGCCTGA
- a CDS encoding BrnA antitoxin family protein encodes MPEFKTEAEEREFWETHDSTDYLDWSQAKPASFPKLKPSTKTISLRLPETLLDRIKIEANKRDMPYQSLIKAWLADDVNDSRRT; translated from the coding sequence ATGCCTGAATTTAAAACTGAAGCAGAAGAGCGAGAGTTCTGGGAAACCCACGATTCCACAGATTACCTAGATTGGAGTCAGGCCAAGCCGGCATCGTTCCCGAAGCTGAAACCCTCAACCAAGACGATCTCACTCCGGTTGCCGGAAACCTTGCTTGATCGGATCAAAATCGAAGCCAACAAGCGGGACATGCCCTATCAATCACTGATCAAGGCTTGGCTTGCGGACGATGTGAACGACAGCCGTCGGACCTGA
- a CDS encoding type II toxin-antitoxin system Phd/YefM family antitoxin, whose product MDAISYTAARTNLAKTMEQVCEDHSPVIITRSKSQSVVMISLEDYEALQETAYLLRSPKNARRLLESVAELEQGGGQEKELLE is encoded by the coding sequence ATGGATGCCATTAGCTACACAGCCGCTAGAACCAATCTAGCAAAAACCATGGAGCAGGTCTGTGAAGACCATTCCCCTGTGATCATCACCCGGAGCAAGTCGCAGTCCGTGGTAATGATCTCCCTAGAGGACTACGAGGCGCTGCAAGAGACTGCATACCTTCTGCGCTCACCAAAAAACGCACGGCGTTTGCTGGAATCCGTTGCCGAGCTGGAGCAAGGCGGTGGTCAAGAAAAGGAACTTCTTGAATGA
- a CDS encoding Txe/YoeB family addiction module toxin produces the protein MKLIFSENAWEDYLYWQKTDKKILNRINKLIKETKREPFEGVGKPEPLKHSLAGYWSRRINEEHRIVYKVTDDALLIAQLRYHY, from the coding sequence ATGAAACTCATCTTCTCCGAGAACGCCTGGGAAGACTATCTGTACTGGCAGAAAACCGACAAAAAGATTCTTAACCGAATCAACAAACTGATCAAAGAGACCAAACGAGAACCGTTCGAAGGTGTTGGCAAACCAGAGCCCCTCAAACACAGCCTCGCCGGGTACTGGTCCCGCCGGATCAACGAAGAACACCGAATAGTTTACAAAGTCACGGATGACGCTTTGCTTATCGCCCAGCTCCGGTATCACTACTGA